The following proteins are encoded in a genomic region of Tenebrio molitor chromosome 7, icTenMoli1.1, whole genome shotgun sequence:
- the LOC138135547 gene encoding beta-galactosidase-1-like protein 3 has product MALNTRILLGLLSLLTIGFSADLPTLYEYYTEGGIKSGLSVDQPYFTLNGKNISIYSGSMHYFRIPPELWQDRLRKLRAAGLNTVETSIAWNIHHPNINDLEFGDGGTELEAWANLTGFIRLAQQEDLFVIVRLGPYISADWEFGGLPSWLLSVETMEIRQYNAYFLSNVGKYFGEMLSILSKLQFTNGGPIIMFQVEHELAYSPYPNAEYLQILYELIQYLDIVELLSSCDGASSGQNGTLPGLLFQTIEFGSEIALNFGKLEEMQPNKPVMAMEFYSGWADHWTEQHRTRDLIDFRDNYEQALAWPGSVNLYMFHGGTNWGFMNGANNGVGDNSNFQPITTSYDFDAPLTEAGDYTPKYDAIRELMKKYNTIETFTPDPPEVKGRRVYSSLDLNGQLRFENILRQAPDKIEDCFQSMENLPINENSGQSYGYTVYRREGLNIPANSALTITGHVRDTVMVLVNGVLISNALTSSDRLDTFGYWRIENGIVLLTTEDLNNATLDLIFENWGRVGFGNFYKQFKGLTDSNRLFLNYEELGCRTNWTIYPLEFKRSWNQNLSDWEAVDGSVTGPALYKATLTIYDDDITDTYIDMQEWVKGFVIVNGIVVGRYATALGPQQALYLPGPWLHKGDNEIIVFEHSPWPASQIKFTKDPIYNNP; this is encoded by the exons ATGGCACTCAACACCCG AATTTTGTTGGGCCTGTTGTCACTGTTAACTATCGGTTTCTCTGCTGATTTGCCAACTCTTTACGAGTACTACACTGAAGGGGGTATAAAATCGGGATTATCTGTAGACCAGCCCTACTTTACATTGAATGGAAAAAATATAAGCATCTACAGCGGTTCCATGCACTACTTTCGTATCCCACCGGAACTCTGGCAAGACCGTCTTCGTAAACTCCGAGCAGCTGGTCTGAACACGGTTGAGACTTCCATCGCATGGAACATCCATCACCCAAATATAAATGACCTTGAGTTTGGAGATGGTGGAACAGAATTAGAAGCATGGGCTAATTTGACAGGCTTCATAAGACTGGCACAGCAAGAAGATTTGTTTGTGATCGTCCGTCTAGGTCCTTACATTAGCGCCGATTGGGAATTTGGCGGTTTACCTAGTTGGTTACTATCAGTCGAAACAATGGAAATACGACAATATAATGCCTATTTCCTTTCTAATGTAGGGAAATATTTTGGAGAGATGCTCTCTATTCTTTCTAAACTGCAGTTCACTAACGGTGGACCGATCATAATGTTTCAAGTAGAGCACGAACTTGCGTATAGTCCGTATCCCAATGCGGAATATCTTCAAATTCTTTATGAACTTATTCAATATTTGGATATTGTTGAGTTGTTGTCGTCATGTGATGGTGCTAGTAGCGGACAAAATGGAACTCTACCAGGTTTGTTGTTCCAAACAATCGAGTTTGGATCAGAAATCGCATTAAATTTCGGCAAGTTGGAAGAAATGCAACCGAACAAACCTGTAATGGCGATGGAGTTTTATTCGGGTTGGGCTGACCACTGGACTGAACAACATCGTACAAGAGATCTCATCGACTTTCGAGATAATTACGAACAGGCTCTTGCATGGCCTGGTTCGGTAAATTTGTATATGTTTCATGGTGGAACAAATTGGGGTTTTATGAATGGAGCCAATAATGGAGTTGGTGACAATTCCAATTTTCAACCGATTACGACAAGTTATGACTTCGACGCTCCATTAACAGAAGCAGGAGACTACACTCCCAAGTACGACGCAATCAGAGAactaatgaaaaaatacaatacgATCGAAACCTTCACACCTGACCCACCAGAAGTGAAAGGGCGTAGAGTTTACTCCAGTCTAGATCTAAATGGACAATTGAGATTCGAGAACATTCTTAGACAAGCACCGGACAAGATTGAAGATTGTTTTCAATCTATGGAAAACTTACCCATAAATGAGAACAGTGGACAGAGTTACGGCTACACAGTCTACCGCCGAGAAGGTCTAAATATCCCAGCTAATTCAGCCTTGACAATCACAGGTCACGTGCGTGACACTGTTATGGTTTTGGTAAACGGAGTCTTGATCTCCAACGCTTTGACAAGCAGCGACCGCCTCGACACCTTCGGGTACTGGAGAATCGAAAATGGAATTGTGCTATTAACTACTGAAGATCTAAATAACGCCACTTTGgatttaattttcgaaaattgggGCCGCGTtggttttggaaatttttataaacaattcaaGGGTCTCACCGACAGCAATCGACTCTTCTTGAACTACGAAGAATTGGGTTGCCGGACGAACTGGACGATTTATCCGTTGGAGTTTAAAAGATCTTGGAATCAGAATTTGAGCGACTGGGAAGCAGTGGACGGGTCGGTAACCGGTCCAGCACTATACAAAGCGACACTGACTATATATGACGACGATATAACTGATACGTATATCGATATGCAAGAGTGGGTCAAAGGTTTCGTTATTGTCAATGGAATTGTAGTGGGGAGATACGCTACAGCCCTTGGTCCACAACAAGCGCTCTACCTGCCTGGCCCGTGGTTACATAAAGGAGACAACGAAATCATCGTGTTCGAACATAGCCCTTGGCCGGCGTCACAGATTAAATTTACTAAAGATCCAATATACAATAATCCTTGA
- the LOC138135999 gene encoding beta-galactosidase-1-like protein 3 → MAFNPRILLGLLSLITIGASADLPTLYEYYTEGGINSGLSVDQPYFTLNGKNISIYSGAIHYFRVPPELWQDRLRKLRAAGLNTVETYIAWNIHEPQDGVFDFGDGGTESGGWADLPGFIKLAQQEDLFVILRPGPYICGEWEFGGFPSWLLRNDGIKLRQDDDVFLNYVQRYFDQLLPILSELQFTKGGPIIMVQVENELGFSWYIDTNYLQKIYDMVRGGGIVELLSSCDGASSEQIGTLPGLLFQTIDFGSDIEGNFGKLEEIQPNKPVMAMEFYPGWADHWTEQHHTTDPNDFRNNYEQALAWPGSANLYMFHGGTNWGFLNGANNGVGDNSNFQPITTTYDFDAPLTEAGDYTPKYDIIRELTKKYSAVETYTPDPPEVKERRVYSSLDLNGQLRFEDILRQAPDKIESDVPLSMEMLPINQNSG, encoded by the exons ATGGCATTCAACCCCCG AATTTTGTTGGGCCTGTTGTCACTGATAACAATCGGTGCTTCCGCTGATTTACCAACTCTTTACGAGTACTACACAGAAGGCGGTATAAACTCAGGATTATCTGTAGACCAGCcctattttacattaaatggaaaaaatatcaGCATCTACAGCGGTGCCATACACTATTTTCGCGTTCCACCGGAGCTCTGGCAAGACCGTCTTCGGAAACTCCGAGCAGCTGGTCTGAACACTGTTGAGACTTACATCGCGTGGAACATCCACGAACCTCAAGACGGTGTCTTTGATTTTGGGGATGGTGGCACAGAATCAGGAGGATGGGCGGATTTGCCAGGCTTCATAAAACTGGCACAACAAGAAGATTTGTTTGTGATACTTCGTCCAGGTCCTTACATTTGTGGAGAATGGGAATTTGGAGGTTTTCCTAGTTGGTTATTAAGAAACGACGGAATCAAATTACGACAAGACGATGATGTATTCTTGAATTACGTGCAGCGATATTTTGACCAGTTGCTCCCAATTCTTTCCGAATTGCAATTCACTAAAGGTGGACCCATCATAATGGTGCAAGTAGAAAACGAGCTTGGGTTTAGTTGGTATATTGATACCAACtatcttcaaaaaatttacgaTATGGTTCGAGGTGGTGGTATTGTTGAGTTGTTGTCGTCATGTGATGGTGCTAGCAGTGAACAAATTGGAACTCTCCCAGGTTTGTTATTCCAAACAATCGATTTTGGATCAGATATTGAAGGGAATTTCGGCAAGTTGGAAGAAATACAACCGAACAAACCTGTAATGGCGATGGAGTTTTATCCTGGATGGGCTGACCACTGGACTGAACAACATCATACAACAGATCCCAACGACTTCAGAAATAATTACGAACAAGCTCTTGCCTGGCCTGGTTCTGCAAATTTGTACATGTTTCATGGCGGAACAAATTGGGGTTTTCTGAATGGAGCCAATAATGGAGTTGGGGATAATTCCAATTTTCAACCAATTACGACAACTTATGACTTCGACGCTCCATTAACAGAAGCAGGAGACTACACTCCCAAGTACGATATCATCAGAGAACTGACCAAAAAGTACAGTGCGGTCGAAACCTACACACCTGACCCACCAGAAGTGAAAGAGCGTAGAGTTTACTCCAGTCTAGATCTAAATGGACAATTAAGATTCGAGGACATTCTTAGACAAGCACCAGACAAGATTGAAAGTGATGTTCCTCTCTCTATGGAAATGTTACCGATAAATCAGAACTCTGGATAA
- the LOC138135998 gene encoding beta-galactosidase-1-like protein 2 — MALYLWVQLLLASLVVAADLPTLYEYYTADGISSGLSADQPYFTLNGKNITLYSGAMHYFRIPPQYWRDRLRKLRAAGLNAVETYVAWNLHESQDGLFDFGDGGTDMQQFLDIQQYIKIAQEEDLFVLVRPGPYICAEWEWGGLPSWLLREDGITVRTSDATYMTYVKRYFDKLLPLLAELQFTNGGPIIAVQVENEYGSSPRKDLEYIQQLYDIIRDNGIVELLYTSDGAGSGTSGTLPELLLQTVNFGGDPKGSFDALKNMQPDRPIMAMEYWTGWFDHWSEGHHTVSNDTFRGIYEGILSYPASVNMYMFHGGTNWGFLNGANIGPGDNSNFQPTTTSYDYDAPLSEAGDYTGKYYIAKELIQQYNTIETLLPDQPELMERQAYASVDITERLNYADIIASSLMIESENPIPMEKLAINGNSGQSYGYIVYRQEGLNIPPDSVLTITAHVRDTVMVLVNGALVSQPLSSSADLDGFGYWRQENSQITLTSSEALSDATLDLVIENWGRGNFGNFYYQYKGLTEDNEVLLNDEKLSSWNIYPLEFSKAWLWTLTDWQPIDDVTGTGPALYRGTLTVEGDPKDTYIDMQEWTKGVVFVNGFALGKHAVIGPQQTLYLPGPFLQEGENEIIVFEEFAAADQIKFSQDPIFSTN, encoded by the exons ATGGCACT CTATCTATGGGTTCAACTTTTGCTGGCGTCACTTGTGGTCGCTGCTGACCTCCCAACTCTTTACGAATACTACACAGCAGATGGAATATCTTCTGGACTGTCGGCAGACCAGCCTTACTTCACTCTAAACGGCAAGAATATCACTCTCTATAGCGGTGCCATGCACTATTTCCGCATTCCTCCACAATACTGGAGAGATCGTCTTCGCAAACTCAGAGCAGCTGGATTGAACGCTGTCGAAACCTACGTTGCGTGGAACCTTCACGAATCACAAGACGGACTCTTCGATTTTGGAGATGGCGGAACAGACATGCAACAATTCCTGGACATTCAACAATACATAAAAATTGCACAGGAGGAAGATCTCTTCGTCTTGGTACGTCCAGGTCCCTACATCTGTGCAGAGTGGGAATGGGGGGGTCTCCCGAGTTGGTTGTTGAGAGAAGACGGTATCACAGTGAGAACATCTGACGCCACTTACATGACATATGTAAAGCGATATTTTGACAAACTGCTTCCTCTTCTGGCCGAATTGCAATTTACCAATGGTGGACCCATAATAGCGGTGCAAGTGGAGAACGAGTACGGATCCAGCCCTCGGAAGGATTTGGAATATATTCAACAACTGTACGATATAATAAGAGACAACGGTATCGTGGAGTTGTTGTATACTTCTGACGGTGCCGGTAGTGGAACTTCTGGAACACTGCCAGAGTTGCTCCTCCAGACTGTCAATTTTGGGGGAGATCCGAAAGGATCTTTCGACGCACTGAAAAATATGCAACCTGACAGACCCATAATGGCGATGGAGTATTGGACTGGATGGTTCGATCACTGGTCTGAAGGTCATCACACAGTTTCTAACGACACTTTCCGAGGGATTTACGAAGGCATTCTGTCATATCCCGCTTCTGTCAACATGTACATGTTCCACGGAGGGACAAATTGGGGATTTTTGAACGGTGCAAACATCGGACCAGGCGATAATTCCAATTTTCAACCCACCACAACTAGTTACGACTATGACGCTCCATTGTCAGAAGCCGGAGACTACACTGGTAAATACTACATTGCTAAGGAGTTGATCCAACAGTACAACACTATAGAAACACTACTTCCGGATCAACCAGAGCTGATGGAACGTCAGGCATATGCATCTGTTGATATCACAGAACGACTCAACTATGCCGACATCATTGCAAGTTCTCTTATGATAGAAAGTGAGAATCCCATTCCAATGGAAAAACTAGCAATCAATGGTAACTCCGGGCAAAGTTACGGTTACATAGTTTACCGCCAAGAAGGTTTAAACATCCCGCCTGATTCGGTCCTCACCATCACAGCTCACGTCCGAGACACCGTCATGGTTTTGGTAAACGGAGCTTTAGTTTCGCAACCGCTGAGTAGCAGCGCCGATCTCGACGGTTTCGGCTACTGGCGCCAAGAAAATTCACAGATTACTTTAACTTCTTCTGAAGCTCTAAGTGACGCCACATTGGATTTGGTAATCGAAAATTGGGGACGCGGCAACTTTGGCAATTTCTACTACCAGTACAAGGGTCTCACTGAAGACAACGAAGTCCTTTTGAATGACGAGAAATTGTCATCGTGGAACATTTATCCTCTGGAATTCAGCAAAGCGTGGCTTTGGACATTGACCGATTGGCAACCTATTGATGATGTAACAGGAACAGGACCGGCGTTGTACAGAGGGACGTTGACTGTAGAAGGCGATCCTAAAGATACGTACATCGACATGCAAGAATGGACCAAAGGAGTTGTCTTTGTTAACGGATTTGCTCTCGGCAAGCACGCTGTTATTGGACCGCAACAGACGCTTTATCTGCCTGGTCCGTTCTTGCAGGAGGGAGAAAATGAAATCATCGTATTCGAAGAGTTTGCAGCTGCTGATCAAATCAAGTTTAGTCAGGACCCCATCTTTAGCACAAATTAG
- the LOC138135996 gene encoding beta-galactosidase-1-like protein 3 gives MAFNFRILVGLLSLITLGASADLPTLYEYYTEGGINSGLSVDQPQFTLNGKTINIYSGGMHYFRVPPELWQDRLRKLRAAGLNTVETYIAWNIHEPQDGVFDFGDGGTELGAWADLAGFIKMAQQEDLFVIVRPGPYICAEWEFGGFPSWLLKNDGIEVRTNDPTFMGYVQRYFDQLLPILSELQFTKGGPIIMVQVENELGFSWRKDIDYLQGVYDMIVAGGIVELLSSGDGVGSGTSGSLPGLLFQTIDFGSDVTGNFGALEELQPNKPLMAMEFYPGWLDHWSDQHQTRDSNEFRNNYEQILAWPGSANLYMFHGGTNFGFTNGANNGDGDNSNYQPVTTSYDYDAPLTEAGDYTAKYDAIRELTQKYSAAQTYTPDPPQLIERRVYSTIDVNGQLKFEDILRQAPDKIDSDVPLSMEKLPINQNSGQTYGYIVYHREGLNIPANSVLTITGHVRDTVMVLVNGVLLSNALTSSDHLNDFGYWRIENGNITLTTEDLNDATLDLIVENWGRVGFGNFYYQFKGLIDSNQVFLNDEELNSWTIYPLEFKRSWNRNLADWGAVEESQSGPALYKATLTIDDNDITDTFIDMRSWVRGFVIVNGIVLGRYASGLGPQQAMYLPGPWLQKGDNEIIVFEHSLWPGSQIVFSKDSIFETP, from the exons ATGGCATTCAATTTTCG AATTTTGGTGGGCCTGTTGTCGCTGATAACTCTCGGTGCCTCTGCTGATTTACCAACTCTTTACGAGTACTACACAGAAGGCGGTATAAATTCGGGACTTTCCGTAGACCAGCCCCAATTTACCCTAAATGGAAAAACTATAAACATCTACAGCGGTGGCATGCACTACTTTCGCGTTCCACCTGAGCTCTGGCAAGACCGTCTTCGTAAACTCCGAGCAGCTGGTTTGAACACTGTTGAAACTTACATCGCATGGAACATCCACGAACCTCAAGACGGTGTTTTTGATTTCGGAGATGGTGGCACAGAATTGGGAGCGTGGGCGGATTTGGCAGGCTTCATAAAAATGGCACAGCAAGAAGATTTGTTTGTTATTGTCCGTCCAGGTCCTTACATTTGTGCGGAATGGGAATTCGGAGGATTTCCCAGTTGGTTGTTGAAAAACGACGGAATTGAAGTACGGACCAATGATCCCACATTTATGGGTTATGTGCAGCGATACTTTGACCAGTTGCTGCCTATTCTTTCTGAACTGCAGTTCACTAAAGGTGGACCCATTATAATGGTTCAAGTAGAGAACGAGCTTGGGTTTAGTTGGAGGAAAGACATAGATTACCTTCAAGGAGTTTACGATATGATTGTAGCTGGCGGTATTGTTGAGTTGTTGTCGTCAGGCGATGGTGTTGGTAGTGGGACATCGGGGAGTCTTCCAGGTTTGCTTTTCCAAACAATTGATTTTGGATCGGACGTCACAGGAAATTTTGGAGCGTTAGAAGAACTACAACCCAATAAGCCCCTAATGGCCATGGAGTTTTACCCGGGCTGGCTCGATCACTGGTCTGACCAACATCAAACAAGAGACAGCAAcgaatttcgaaataattacGAACAGATTCTTGCCTGGCCTGGTTCCGCAAATTTGTACATGTTTCATGGTGGGACAAACTTTGGTTTTACCAACGGGGCTAATAATGGAGACGGTGATAACTCCAATTATCAACCAGTCACGACAAGTTACGACTACGACGCTCCATTAACTGAAGCAGGAGACTATACTGCCAAGTACGATGCCATCAGAGAACTAACCCAAAAGTACAGTGCAGCTCAAACCTACACACCTGATCCACCACAACTAATAGAGCGTAGAGTTTACTCTACTATAGATGTAAATGGACAACTGAAGTTCGAGGACATTCTGAGACAAGCGCCAGATAAGATTGACAGTGATGTTCCTCTCTCTATGGAAAAATTACCGATAAATCAGAACTCTGGACAAACTTACGGCTACATTGTCTACCACCGAGAAGGTCTAAATATTCCAGCGAATTCAGTTTTGACAATCACAGGTCACGTCCGCGACACTGTCATGGTTTTGGTAAACGGAGTCCTGCTCTCCAACGCCTTGACAAGCAGCGACCACCTCAACGATTTTGGATATTGGAGAATAGAAAATGGAAACATCACACTAACCACAGAAGATTTAAATGACGCCACTTTGGATTTAATCGTGGAAAACTGGGGTCGCGTCGGTTTTGGAAATTTCTATTATCAGTTCAAGGGTCTTATCGACAGCAATCAAGTGTTCTTGAACGACGAAGAATTGAATTCTTGGACGATTTATCCGTTGGAGTTTAAAAGATCTTGGAATCGGAATTTGGCCGATTGGGGAGCAGTCGAAGAGTCGCAAAGTGGTCCAGCATTGTACAAAGCAACATTGACCATAGATGACAATGATATAACCGACACCTTCATCGACATGCGAAGCTGGGTCCGAGGCTTTGTCATTGTCAATGGAATTGTTCTGGGGAGATATGCTTCAGGTCTTGGTCCGCAACAGGCGATGTACCTGCCGGGACCTTGGCTACAAAAAGGAGACAACGAAATCATCGTGTTCGAGCACAGTCTTTGGCCTGGATCACAGATTGTATTTTCAAAAGATTCTATATTCGAAACCCCTTGA